CGGCACACGTGACGAGCGTTCTTAGCGATGACCTCATCCCTAGAGTGGGATGACGTCAAATACAAGATGGATGGAATCACGACTGCTTCATGCTCAACGCAACTCTGAAACAAAGTCCAGTGTCGGAGCTCCGCGGCATTCAAAGCCACCAAACTAGGGTGAGTTGAAATCCTGAACAACTTTATTCCATCGTCTAACTGAAGTAGTTGGATGTTGTTTTGGTAAAATCAGTGTTTCCTGACGTAACGCCGAGGAAattttctcgctctctctcttccCTGACATAAGCGGCTGCTCTCAGCCTGTTGTGCAGGATGCGACGTCTGCGCAGTCGGTGACAggagagggtgtgtgtgtgtgagagtgtgtgtgtgtgagtgtgtgagtgtgtgtgcgcgcgcacaGACGCGTGTTCTAATCGTTTCATTTCCCATCTTGCGAATAGTAGAGTAAAGAAACGCAACCAGTTGCCTGTATTTTGTGACGTGTTTGGTAAATATGGTCACAGTTTGGCAACGGTGAATCAACAAATGGTTTTATGGAACTCGAGATTAAGAGGAAAGACTATCTAGCGAAATCATTTAATGTAAACATACTCACTCCTCGTTTTCGTGAGAGAATAGTCTCTTTAGGCAGAGACTGTAAAACCAACTGTAACTAACGTTAGACATGATGTAATCAGCGGTCGatatgcgcatgcgcagacacTGGGCAAGCCCGATTACTGcattttttgacttttatttgCTTATTGTTATTATACAATGACAGGTTGTTTAATAGATTACTATTTTCAATAATAAACTATTGTTTATCTTGTGCAGATTagataaatatgcatttttttcttctggTTGTGTTTTGCAGCCAtgatttgtttttacatttcttttatgcaacagtgttctatttaaaaatgtattaataaattaatgtttcaaATGTGGCAAATCGTTGCATAGTGTATATGTTgcatgctttttatttttacattacattacagtacagtagtggccaaaactgatgtacttgggtaaagttggttttatattcgcacattcggacatccgtattcagtggccttgttaatcacactacattggacattcagtggacattcacaagtaaatatgccattaaaacaatacttgcctattttgatcgactgtgaaaaatgttgtaagttgacaatcgttggttgtcaatatcatgtcgctgcttaaaattcgcaaacattaatttattgcacatttattggaaagtctgaatttatcagaagtccgaatgtgcgaatataaaaccaactttaccgaagtcacTGATGTCCGGCCTAGGGAATTTGACATCTTTActctttattcaaatattattaaagattttgtaagcatgTTGCGTAGTTGTGCTTGtagtcaattgttttatttgtgataatacAATGAAACATCAAATTATGCGGACATAATTTGTCACAccaagaaattatgaacacatgcacaACAACTTTTCAAAACTCCAAAGCGTTAAATGACATTTCACAGTGAAGTAATACATGCAGCAGCTAAGAGGCTCCTCACACAATGGCATCTCTTCTTCCATGATTTACTGTGGTAGAGATGATATTCtgttattatatttctcagcagATTTTCAAAGACACCGCTCTGAAGCATCACCATGCAACTCGTGTTTCATTGATTCATCAATCCACACACAACTTCCCATATTCTGCCAACTATGTTTTTCTGAGACGGCAGTGGCTTTTTAAGTAGCGCGTTTGCTTACATTTAgctaatttcctgaccaatAATTAATTTGTGATTAAGAAAATTAAAAGCTTAGTGTTTAGCCATTTTGGTCTTGGCCCAATTTTTTGGGCCCAGGAGTGTGGACTGtaatgcagtggttctcaaccctTTTAACTCCAAGGAGCTTTATTATTCAAGACAATATTGGAAGGCTAAATATTAagaatattaaaagaaaaattttGTGATTCCAGATGTTTCAATAACTGTATGTTTTTCAGAGAATCAAACtttttgagggggaaaaaaagtgacaaatttaatgTCAGTTTACACGTTGTGTGCCTATCTTAGCAATTCCGAgcattttaatgtttaagttattatttatatataagattatggtaatactttacaattaGATTTGATTTGTTAATTGTTAATGCATTGAGTATCATtatcaaagcatttattaatctacaCTGATGTTAAAcgtatttttaacatttttaaaaaatatttttaaaaagttttataaattaacattaatgtattatgtATGAACATAAATGAACAATGGACAAACagtgtatttataaatgaacataTAAAATGACATATAAAACTGTTATAACGAATTTGCAATGTCACTAaatttgtattttcttttactCCCCTTCAAAGCCAAAATGGAGAGCCTGGGGCACTACTGTAACCCTGCCCATGGTATTTCACTGCTGGGTGCCCTCAATGAGCAGCGGTTGAAGGGTCAGCTCTGTGATGTCGTGTTGTTAGTGGGTGATCAGCAGTACCAGGCCCATAAAAGCGTCCTTGCAGCCTGCAGTGAGTATTTCCAGTCTCTGTTTTCCAGAAGGGACTCGGAGAACCGCTCCATTGTTCAACTTGACTTCTGTGAGCCTGATGCTTTTGAGATCGTGCTAAACTACATCTACTCATCATCTCTGTTCGTGGAGAAATGCAGTCTGGCAGCAATACAGGAGCTGGGCTATAGCCTCGGCATTCCCTTTCTAACCAACATCATGTCTATAAGACCTCAGGCGTCATACTGTGTGTCGAGAAAACGAATGTTGCTctctgaggaggaggaggaggatggcGCTTATCAAAAGAGAAGTGTAATTGTACATCAAGGTCAGGGTgagcagcctagcatggatatgTTTCCAAGGAAAAGTTCAAGTCTTCAGGGAAAACCGTTTAAACAGGTCACAGAGCAACCCTCACTCACACACAATTTCAGTGATCAGAGCCAATCCTCAGGACACATCAGACCAAATGAAAAAGAGACAAAAAGTACCTCCAACAgcagaaatttaaacaaaaacacagttgATGGTGACTGCAGATCTATCATCTCCTCTCCAACATCCATACTGAGACGTCGAACTGAATACCGATCGCCATCTACGAGGCCGCAACTAACATCCTCAGTGTCATTCAGCGAGTCTGTGCAGCATGCTAGCCTACAATCAGATCAAACTGATGCCACCATCGATGGAAGAATGGATGCATCGGATGATTCCAGACCAGCGGGTGAGCATCATGGTCCACGCAACCAAACTGTAGACCGAAGTGGGCCACTTATCAAAAGTCTGCTACGCAGATCATTGTCTATGGATAGTCCAGTTCCCGTTTTTTCTCCAGCTCTGGAGCTAAAGGACTCACAAAGTCGAGAACAGTCTGTGGTCAAGTTAATGGCCACGACAGCAAGGTCGCCATCCCCTGAAAGTGAGGATCAGGTGTCAAAAGATATTCCACTTCTTCTCAGGTCGAGACAACGAAATACATATGAGATGGTCGGCACTCAAACAACTCAACTCAGAATTAAAGCAGAGCCCAGCAGTCCCCTTGCCGACCCTTCTGAAATCGTTCGCATTACTGTTGGAGACAACCTGCCAGTAAATTTCAAAGACTTTCAGGCAAATTACGATGAAGGTCCAAGAGGGTATTTCACTCCCTCGATGAAGAGGAAGAGTAAGATAGATGGTAGTTATATGCCCTTTAAGAGATCCAGGCCTGTTAATGAGCATCATTTGTTGCATCAGGAAAGCACGTTTGATGAGGTACCTTACAATTCCAACATGGACAATAGTAACGAGGAACCTGGAGAACTTCggccaaacaaaatgtttaagtGCTGGAACTGCCTGAAGGTTTTCAGGTCCAATGCGGGTCTGTATCGCCACGTGAACATGTACCACAACCCAGAGAAGCCGTACGCTTGCGACATTTGCCATAAGCGCTTTCACACAAACTTCAAGGTCTGGACTCACTGCCAAACCCAGCACGGCGTAGTGCAAAATCCCGCACCTTCCTCCAGTTCCTATTCGGTCCTGGATGAGAAGTTTCAGAGGAAGCTAATTGATATCGTCCGAGAGCGGGAGATAAAGAAGGCCTTGATTATGAAGCTCAGGAGAACCAAGCAAGGCCTGCAGTCACAACCCTTTGGCAGGAAAAGCAGGCGATCGAGGTCGTACGGATGTCCCTACTGtggcaaaatgttttttttccagtcACACTTAAAACTACACATGAAGGGACACTCCGCTGAGCCGGCTAACCTTGACACAGATGCTGAGAGAGACCTTCAATACaagcaacagcagcaacaacagcagcagcagcagcagttggCACATCTTAAAGAAAACCAAGATAAGGACGTATTTTCTTGCCGACTCTGCAATGAGAAACTGCCCTCTTTGACTGAATTAGAAGACCATGAGAGAGCTTGCAGGTATGCTACTGTCTGCCCATACTGTGGACTTCGATTCTCCAACACGGTTGTCAAGAAAGACCACGAAGCTCACTGCAAGTACAAAAAGCTGACCTGCCTTGAATGTATGCGTACCTTTAAGTCCTCTTTCAGCATATGGCGTCATCAGGTGGAAGTTCACAATCACAATATGATGAGTGTAAAGGAACAGTTGACTCTTGGTCTCCAGGAGAGCAATCACGACGAATCATCCAATATTCTCGGAGATGCTCCCTCTTCTCAGGAGTTGATACGTGACCCTAGAGAGGAAGCAGTGTACAGCGACTCATCGGTTCCACCCATGTATGATTCTGAAGACTCATCATCTTATGTCCCAGAGGACTTGAGCGCTCATGGTCAAGGGGAGCTGCAGGTCAAAGAGGAACCTCAAGAGGAAGCAGTATCAGCCAAGGATAACGTGAGCACCGGATCCGAGGAACCGGGCGTTTGGCCTTGTGAGAAGTGTGGAAAGCTTTTCAGCAGCCACAAAGACCTGGAAAGACATCAGGAACTCCTCTGCCATATAAAACCCTTCATCTGCCACATATGTCACAAAGCGTTCAGGACCAACTTCCGCCTCTGGAGCCACTACCAATCCCATATGTCCACACCTGAAGAGCCAGGGATGAGAGAGATCGACAGGCTTCCGTCTTCTCCATCTCCTTCTCCACCTCTTACAATTTCCATCCCTGAACCTCCAACTTCTCAAAAACCTCCACTCAAAGCGACCTGTTCTGGGGTGGACGCCTCAGAGGAGGAACCCAGAGGCTCCACGTCACCGTCAACCAAACTCAAGAAGCCAGAGCAAGACAAGACTGGTGACGATGAGCCCAGGGAACATTCGCAAGCCAAGTCCGACAGCACAGACAAAACTATCACCCCTCAGGAATCTGACACACTATTTTACCATGCACCAACCCTCTCTGCACTCACCTTTAAACGCCAGTACATGTGCAAATTCTGTCACCGGACATTTAAGACCGCCTTTAGTCTGTGGAGTCATGAGCAGAGCCATACGTAAGAGTGCTAAACGCAGTTGCACATTTGTAGCCCTTAACAATTGGAATCAAATAACTTGGACCATTTCTCCTTTAAACATGATTTACTTTGGTACACACTTGCAGCCTAAACCCAGGGATTTATTAATAGCATTTGATCATACTTTATCTTATTTCTATAAACAGTATTCAGAATGAATCTTGGATTGCATGCCAAGAGTTGCTTAAAACAAATTTGTTTTCTAAAGTATTTccctgtatatttttttttattttaagtttattgttCAGTGATCAAGAAAGACTGTTATAATGAACTGATTTCTTTCACCTTAAGAACTCTTCTAAATGAATTTCTATGAATTATTGCAAACAAACGTGTGATTAATTTTTTGGGATGTTACACAGAAGATGTACACCTCTCTTCTTTTAGTGGCCTTTACGCTGTTATTTAGCACTTTCAAGCAATTCCAAATAAACATTGTTCTCTATTAAAAGCACATGCTGGTGTTGACATGGCTTTTTAGTTAGAAAAGATGGATTTGTTAATTCCCTTTTTATACCCTAAAATGATAGCTTTTGCCCCATTTAAGTTAaggaaaaataagaaaaagtatttcagaataaaactatttagACTTTTCTGCTACATGCACAATCCAGCCCTGCCTATGTTGTTAAAGCTATTAATATTGAATTGTTACTTTGATCATTTAAGAACCATATAAAAAGCAAACCTTAAGCAGACTAAAATGGTATGGATCAAACTTTACATTAAACTTTGTGAACACTGAAGAAAACATGttcataatttaatttcaacTTTGCTAGTTAAgttgtatttttcattttaagagTATTCTGTTAATGTGTTTTGCCAGTTATGTAGACTTTCATGGTATTTTTGTTTAGAGGTTGTGGATAATATTCAGTGATTGTATTGAACAAATAGAAGGCTTTATGTGTACAATTAGCAGGTTTGGATTGATGTTCTTTAAGCAGTTTAGTGTGTGCCTGCAATGTGGATCTTCTAATACTTTTGTTGTACAGGACATGCAGTATATGTGGAAATTACTTCTCATTAATGTGTAGAGATGAAGTTTGAGTAGATTTTCACACTGTATCAGTACTGTATCAGTACATTGTGAGCTCTACCATAGTGTAAGCTCAACTTACCAGAACTCAGTACTCAGTGATTAATGAAGTCTAGATGCAATGATGTTGAATGGTTGGACATTCCAAATGTTCAGTGGACCTTTTCTGTGACAGTATGACCCAGAGAAGACCTTTAttctaaaatattaaagcacAAACCCAGACAGTATCATAGTGTTGGCACAGATCCATCTCACATCTGGTTCGCGTCGAATCCACacgtaccagatgtgggccagatctgggccaacACTATGTTGATGTCTGGGAAAGCAGTAATCTTATTTCTtgatatttttttgtcatatttagcAAGTATTAGAAATATTAAGGAGAAGTCTTCTTCCCTTACATTAGGGGATGTTTGGCTTAGCAAGCTTGTGGCCTTTGTTAAGCACAAAATCTAAATATGTTGCTTGCTCTTTGCATTTTCCATCAGCTACTGTCATTTAATCTATATTTTGatggataaaagtgtaataCATTCCTTTTGATCTTATCCCCAAAAAGGTATTGGTTAATAAATAAGCTGGCTATTTATATACCCAGGATAGAAATACCTGAATTAGTTTGCATTTACTTTTGTTCCCAGTATTACATGACATTAAACATCAGCTTTTTGTTTAGGGTTAAGATTTAAACCATATTATTAGCAGATCAACATGTGTCCCAATAATAAAATGATCATTTCAGTAATTGATCAATTTCTTAATATGGTTCTTTGAAAGATTGTATGACATTGAATGAATAGTGATGACATAACAGAACGCTTAAtcctcaaaacacatttttatagtCTTTGTTTGTACaacattttctgttttatgAAAATTACATCCTTTTTGGTATTCCCGTGGTATCACTGCAATAACTAATATTTGTAAGCACTTGAATTGTCCTAATGTGGCTTTAAAAACTGTATCAGTTTTCGTGTTAAAGCATTTTCTACTGTTTTCTGTGCttgctttataaaataaatatcaatacTGTGTAACTGAACTTGTGTTTATTTCATCTACCATAATTTGATACATTGTTTCAGTTTCTAAATTTACAGAAGGTCTTGTCATTggataataaacattttttgtagtgtgtgtgtgtgtgtatatatatatatatatatatatatatacacacacacacacacacataatgtatatatacatatgtgtacatatgtatgtatataatttttaaattgtgcaaaataagaattatttaaatgtgggAAGTAAAAATGGTATAAATATGCAgcaatatgtttaaaaaaaaaaaaaaaaaattatgagcaGACTTTAAAAGACATCATTGGAATTGAAGTGAatttatggggaaaaaaatacctACTACTTGTAGCCTAATGGtgatattcataaaacagtttGCAATTGTTCTCACACATTGCATTTTCCAAGAACACTAACACAAATACTGTTCTAAAATGTATGTGTTTATCGGGGAAACAAAGAATCCAGACAaacaaattcaaaagaacaacaataTGATATAATTTAGGGGGCATAATTaggtttattaaaaaacaacaacaacaaaagtaaCTGAATTATATGCTTTTCTGAATTAGCTGAT
This genomic stretch from Megalobrama amblycephala isolate DHTTF-2021 linkage group LG2, ASM1881202v1, whole genome shotgun sequence harbors:
- the zbtb21 gene encoding zinc finger and BTB domain-containing protein 21 — translated: MESLGHYCNPAHGISLLGALNEQRLKGQLCDVVLLVGDQQYQAHKSVLAACSEYFQSLFSRRDSENRSIVQLDFCEPDAFEIVLNYIYSSSLFVEKCSLAAIQELGYSLGIPFLTNIMSIRPQASYCVSRKRMLLSEEEEEDGAYQKRSVIVHQGQGEQPSMDMFPRKSSSLQGKPFKQVTEQPSLTHNFSDQSQSSGHIRPNEKETKSTSNSRNLNKNTVDGDCRSIISSPTSILRRRTEYRSPSTRPQLTSSVSFSESVQHASLQSDQTDATIDGRMDASDDSRPAGEHHGPRNQTVDRSGPLIKSLLRRSLSMDSPVPVFSPALELKDSQSREQSVVKLMATTARSPSPESEDQVSKDIPLLLRSRQRNTYEMVGTQTTQLRIKAEPSSPLADPSEIVRITVGDNLPVNFKDFQANYDEGPRGYFTPSMKRKSKIDGSYMPFKRSRPVNEHHLLHQESTFDEVPYNSNMDNSNEEPGELRPNKMFKCWNCLKVFRSNAGLYRHVNMYHNPEKPYACDICHKRFHTNFKVWTHCQTQHGVVQNPAPSSSSYSVLDEKFQRKLIDIVREREIKKALIMKLRRTKQGLQSQPFGRKSRRSRSYGCPYCGKMFFFQSHLKLHMKGHSAEPANLDTDAERDLQYKQQQQQQQQQQQLAHLKENQDKDVFSCRLCNEKLPSLTELEDHERACRYATVCPYCGLRFSNTVVKKDHEAHCKYKKLTCLECMRTFKSSFSIWRHQVEVHNHNMMSVKEQLTLGLQESNHDESSNILGDAPSSQELIRDPREEAVYSDSSVPPMYDSEDSSSYVPEDLSAHGQGELQVKEEPQEEAVSAKDNVSTGSEEPGVWPCEKCGKLFSSHKDLERHQELLCHIKPFICHICHKAFRTNFRLWSHYQSHMSTPEEPGMREIDRLPSSPSPSPPLTISIPEPPTSQKPPLKATCSGVDASEEEPRGSTSPSTKLKKPEQDKTGDDEPREHSQAKSDSTDKTITPQESDTLFYHAPTLSALTFKRQYMCKFCHRTFKTAFSLWSHEQSHT